One bacterium DNA window includes the following coding sequences:
- a CDS encoding ABC transporter permease — protein MSPAPAPKSALAAARHGRAPAGTTRRPPSQVRAFVHTPTALVGAVIVCAYLLAAVGARFLAPVDPIAMAPGALLAPPGGGHPFGTDQFGRDVLSRLLFGSRVSLGVSFVSVAIALAGGGTIGVLSGYYGGALDNVLMRIMDVIFAFPAVLLAIAIMAVAGTRPPVLVAAIGLVYIPQFARVTRGSTLQARGVEYVEAARAQGASVTRILVHHIVPNILAPIIVQTSLSLSFAILTESALSFLGLGTQPPTPSWGNMLAEARRFMTTAPWTAVFPGIAISLIVLGFNLLGDGLRDLLDPRLRL, from the coding sequence ATGAGCCCCGCGCCCGCGCCGAAATCCGCCCTGGCCGCGGCCCGGCACGGCCGCGCGCCGGCCGGTACCACGCGACGCCCCCCGTCGCAGGTGCGGGCGTTCGTGCACACGCCCACGGCCCTCGTCGGTGCGGTGATCGTGTGTGCGTATCTGCTCGCCGCCGTGGGCGCCCGATTCCTGGCCCCGGTGGACCCGATCGCGATGGCCCCCGGCGCGCTGCTCGCTCCGCCTGGGGGGGGCCACCCGTTCGGCACGGACCAGTTCGGACGCGACGTGCTGAGCCGGCTGCTGTTCGGCTCGCGCGTCTCACTCGGGGTCTCGTTCGTGTCCGTGGCGATCGCGCTCGCGGGCGGCGGGACGATCGGCGTCCTCAGCGGCTACTACGGCGGCGCCCTCGACAACGTCCTGATGCGAATCATGGACGTGATCTTCGCTTTTCCGGCGGTGCTGCTCGCGATCGCGATCATGGCGGTGGCGGGAACAAGACCGCCGGTGTTGGTCGCCGCGATCGGGCTCGTCTACATCCCGCAGTTCGCCCGGGTCACGCGGGGCAGCACGCTCCAAGCGCGCGGTGTCGAGTACGTCGAGGCGGCGCGCGCGCAGGGTGCGAGCGTGACGCGCATCCTGGTGCACCACATCGTGCCGAACATCCTGGCGCCGATTATCGTGCAGACGTCGCTCAGCCTGTCGTTCGCGATCCTCACGGAGTCCGCGCTGAGCTTCCTCGGACTCGGCACTCAGCCGCCGACGCCGTCGTGGGGCAATATGCTCGCCGAGGCACGGCGGTTCATGACGACGGCCCCGTGGACGGCGGTGTTTCCGGGGATCGCGATCTCACTGATCGTCCTCGGGTTCAACCTGTTGGGCGACGGTCTGCGCGACCTGCTGGATCCCCGTCTCAGGCTATGA
- a CDS encoding ABC transporter substrate-binding protein has protein sequence MHAKRILVVLVALLLALPLAGQTYAAPAKVTLTMGVDQEIVGLDPNKVTAFSSFRRIDLLYNKLVTYDAGLHVVGDLATSWDTPDNRTYVFHLHPGVRFHDGTPLTADDVAFTIERVLDPKTASPARSYLDAVDTVTATDPLTVRLHLKYPLASTLAALTSANLAIVEKAAVLKNGDLQKTEAGTGPFVLAEWVPDNYMRLEKNPNYFKRGLPKVDEIVIRVVPEEASLLAGVRSRSLDMATISDGSLVKQAQGDKTLQVAQAASLNLRIFSFNTTHAPFTNPKVRDAIAYAIDRQAIVAAAEFGLGDVSGPIPAPDRVYALPVASFPEYHTNPAKAKQMLQEAGVAGASFNIVASPTYEGGLAVAQIIQAQLRAVGLNPTIDNVEWGTYINRWVKRDFDTMVELRGGDPDPDRFLYRTFYSTGAVNNFLFKDAAVDKLLDRGRVHLTVAERKPIYDDAQRALVTDAPAVFLYTPYTSQVLQGYVKGFRVIPTGSLEYLQETSIQR, from the coding sequence ATGCACGCGAAGCGGATTCTGGTCGTGCTCGTGGCGTTGCTGCTCGCGCTGCCGCTCGCCGGGCAGACGTACGCGGCGCCGGCAAAGGTCACGCTGACGATGGGCGTGGACCAGGAGATCGTCGGGCTGGATCCCAACAAGGTGACGGCGTTCTCCTCGTTCCGCCGGATCGATCTTCTATACAACAAGCTCGTGACGTACGACGCGGGCCTGCACGTCGTCGGCGACCTCGCGACGTCGTGGGATACGCCCGACAACCGGACCTACGTCTTCCACCTGCATCCGGGCGTCCGGTTTCACGACGGCACGCCGCTGACGGCCGACGATGTCGCCTTCACGATCGAACGAGTCCTCGATCCGAAGACGGCGTCCCCGGCGCGGTCCTACCTGGACGCGGTGGACACCGTCACCGCAACGGACCCGCTGACGGTGCGGTTGCACCTGAAGTACCCGCTGGCGTCCACGCTCGCGGCGCTGACCTCGGCCAACCTGGCGATCGTGGAGAAGGCGGCCGTGCTCAAGAACGGCGACCTCCAGAAGACCGAGGCCGGCACCGGCCCGTTCGTGCTCGCGGAATGGGTGCCGGACAACTACATGCGACTTGAGAAGAATCCGAACTACTTCAAGCGCGGGCTGCCGAAAGTCGATGAGATCGTGATCCGCGTGGTCCCGGAGGAAGCGTCGCTGCTCGCCGGCGTGCGCAGCCGGAGCCTGGACATGGCGACGATCTCGGACGGGAGCCTGGTCAAGCAGGCGCAGGGAGACAAGACGCTGCAGGTCGCGCAGGCGGCGAGCCTGAACCTGCGCATCTTCTCGTTCAACACGACGCACGCACCGTTCACGAATCCGAAGGTGCGCGACGCGATCGCGTACGCAATCGACCGTCAGGCGATCGTCGCCGCGGCGGAGTTCGGACTCGGCGATGTGAGCGGGCCGATCCCGGCGCCGGACCGAGTGTATGCGCTGCCGGTCGCGTCGTTCCCCGAGTACCACACGAACCCGGCCAAGGCCAAGCAGATGCTGCAGGAAGCCGGCGTCGCGGGGGCGTCGTTCAACATCGTGGCGTCGCCGACGTACGAGGGCGGGTTGGCGGTCGCGCAGATCATCCAGGCCCAGCTGCGCGCGGTGGGGCTGAATCCGACGATCGACAACGTCGAGTGGGGCACGTACATCAACCGCTGGGTCAAGCGCGACTTCGACACGATGGTCGAGCTCCGGGGTGGGGACCCCGATCCGGACCGATTCCTGTACCGCACGTTCTACAGCACCGGCGCCGTGAACAACTTCCTGTTCAAGGACGCCGCGGTCGACAAGCTCCTGGACCGGGGCCGGGTGCACCTGACCGTGGCCGAGCGCAAGCCGATCTACGACGACGCGCAGCGCGCGCTCGTCACGGACGCACCGGCGGTGTTCCTGTACACGCCGTATACGAGCCAGGTGCTGCAGGGCTACGTGAAGGGGTTCCGGGTCATCCCCACAGGCTCGCTGGAGTACTTGCAGGAAACCTCGATCCAACGGTAA
- a CDS encoding GNAT family N-acetyltransferase: MTIRPLRETDVELCAAIMLGLPLWQRYGTTPDDARALFTGALTGSARARVAEDRGRVIGFVVYSLRGTFDRSGYVRAVGVAEGAQGRGAGDRLMHAAEEDILSHGPNVFLLVSAGNADARRFYERRGYRWIGEIPDYVRAGITEALYRKTLGPIRPE, translated from the coding sequence GTGACGATCCGGCCGCTCCGGGAGACGGACGTGGAGCTCTGCGCCGCGATCATGCTAGGGCTTCCGCTCTGGCAACGCTACGGGACGACTCCGGACGACGCGCGTGCACTATTCACCGGCGCGCTGACCGGATCCGCCCGGGCGCGGGTCGCGGAGGACCGCGGCCGTGTCATCGGGTTCGTCGTGTACAGCCTGCGCGGTACGTTCGATCGCAGCGGGTATGTGCGCGCCGTCGGGGTCGCGGAGGGAGCCCAGGGGCGCGGGGCGGGCGACCGACTGATGCACGCCGCGGAGGAAGACATCCTGTCACACGGTCCCAACGTCTTTCTGCTCGTGTCGGCGGGCAACGCGGACGCGCGCCGCTTCTACGAACGGCGGGGCTACCGGTGGATCGGGGAAATCCCCGACTACGTGAGGGCGGGCATTACGGAAGCCCTGTATCGGAAGACGCTCGGTCCGATCCGGCCGGAGTGA
- a CDS encoding ABC transporter permease — MTAFLAGRLLTLVPVLWGVSIVVFLLVHLLPGDAVQMFLGTQVAMTPQQMAELRRLFGIDQPLPLQYVDWIGRVLQGDFGVSLRTSRPVLPDILARLPISGEITLFALVIALVIGIPIGVTAALRRGTAIDALVSVVGLIGLSVPNFWLAAMLLLVLANFPIASIGTYVGFATNPIANLTVMALPAISLGVSLAAVFMRFVRSSLLEVLGEDYVRTARAKGLLERVVVDRHALRNALIPVITVIGFQAGYLLGGTVVIEEVFALPGMGRLALNAIGQRDYPVVQGVVLLIAGLFVLTNLAVDVLYALVDPRVRYE; from the coding sequence ATGACCGCGTTCCTCGCGGGCCGGCTGCTCACGCTCGTGCCGGTGCTGTGGGGGGTGTCGATCGTGGTGTTTCTGCTGGTCCACCTGCTCCCGGGCGACGCGGTGCAGATGTTTCTCGGCACCCAGGTCGCGATGACGCCGCAACAGATGGCCGAACTCCGGCGGCTGTTCGGCATCGATCAGCCGCTACCGCTGCAGTACGTGGACTGGATCGGCCGTGTGCTCCAAGGAGACTTCGGTGTCTCGCTCCGGACGAGCCGCCCCGTGCTCCCCGACATCCTGGCGCGGCTTCCGATCAGCGGCGAGATCACGCTGTTCGCCCTGGTGATCGCGCTTGTGATCGGCATCCCGATCGGCGTCACCGCGGCGCTCCGGCGGGGCACCGCGATCGACGCGCTGGTCAGCGTCGTGGGGCTCATCGGGTTGAGCGTTCCCAACTTCTGGCTCGCCGCGATGCTCCTCCTGGTCCTGGCCAACTTCCCGATCGCCTCGATCGGCACGTACGTCGGCTTTGCGACGAACCCCATCGCCAACCTCACGGTCATGGCACTGCCGGCGATCTCGCTCGGGGTGTCCCTCGCCGCGGTGTTCATGCGGTTCGTCCGCTCCTCGCTGCTGGAGGTCTTGGGCGAGGACTACGTGCGGACCGCGCGCGCGAAGGGCCTCCTGGAGCGCGTCGTCGTGGACCGGCACGCCCTGCGGAACGCGCTGATCCCGGTCATCACCGTGATCGGCTTCCAGGCCGGGTATCTGCTGGGCGGCACCGTGGTGATCGAGGAGGTGTTCGCCCTGCCGGGGATGGGACGCCTCGCGCTCAACGCGATCGGGCAGCGGGATTACCCCGTGGTCCAAGGCGTCGTCCTCCTGATCGCAGGCCTGTTCGTCCTCACCAATCTCGCCGTCGACGTGTTGTACGCGCTCGTCGACCCGCGGGTGCGATACGAATGA
- a CDS encoding anhydro-N-acetylmuramic acid kinase, whose amino-acid sequence MSGRRRRTGRTPTRRVAARPTRAATRPHGVRLPSRAPSARTGTAAADLAAAIRAKTTKRIIGLISGTSADGITAALVEITDRLPAGRGRATGRRAPTEGAGHDHPKVRLVAHTTVPYPPEVRRRVIDVFTQPATTQEIASLHYLLGESFADAALAAAKRAGCPMTRVDLIASHGQTVAHVGVPDPSDPWSRAATMQLGESAVIAERTRRPVLADFRAADIAAGGQAAPFVPYADIVLLSAPHGRIALNLGGISNITVLPASGRRDDVYAFDCGPANMLIDGLVRHFSGGAETFDRDGARAARGTVREDLLRELLAHPFVNAPPPKTAGHEQFGRPFLDGLLATWGRLPADDLIATATAFAGDAVGRNVARYVVPRHAIADLVAAGGGVHNPALMHRLARAVAPIRVRRIDEFGVPADAKEALAFALLGHATLMGIPGNLPRVTGARHAAILGKWTWPPR is encoded by the coding sequence ATGAGCGGCCGACGTCGGCGCACCGGCCGCACCCCGACCCGCAGGGTGGCCGCGCGGCCGACCCGCGCCGCGACACGCCCGCACGGGGTCCGGCTCCCGTCCCGCGCCCCGTCCGCGCGAACGGGGACCGCCGCGGCGGATCTGGCGGCGGCCATCCGGGCGAAGACGACGAAACGCATCATCGGCCTCATCTCGGGAACGTCGGCGGACGGCATCACCGCCGCGCTTGTGGAGATCACGGACCGCCTCCCCGCCGGGCGTGGCCGCGCCACGGGACGCCGTGCTCCCACCGAGGGTGCGGGGCACGACCATCCGAAGGTGCGACTCGTCGCCCACACGACCGTGCCCTACCCGCCCGAGGTGCGCCGCCGCGTCATCGACGTCTTCACGCAGCCGGCGACGACGCAGGAGATCGCGTCGCTGCACTACCTGCTCGGCGAGTCCTTCGCCGACGCCGCGCTCGCGGCCGCGAAACGCGCCGGGTGCCCGATGACCCGCGTCGACCTGATCGCTTCCCACGGTCAGACGGTGGCCCACGTGGGTGTGCCGGACCCGTCGGACCCGTGGAGCCGCGCGGCGACGATGCAGCTCGGGGAATCCGCGGTGATCGCCGAGCGCACCCGCCGGCCGGTCCTCGCCGACTTCCGGGCGGCCGACATCGCGGCGGGCGGACAGGCCGCCCCGTTTGTCCCGTACGCCGACATCGTGCTGCTCTCAGCGCCGCACGGCCGGATCGCGCTCAACCTCGGCGGCATCTCGAACATCACAGTCCTGCCCGCCAGCGGGCGGCGCGACGATGTGTACGCGTTCGACTGCGGCCCCGCCAACATGCTGATCGACGGCCTCGTCCGGCACTTCTCCGGCGGCGCCGAGACGTTCGATCGCGACGGCGCGCGCGCGGCCCGCGGCACCGTGCGGGAAGACCTGCTCCGGGAGCTGCTCGCGCATCCCTTCGTGAACGCCCCGCCCCCAAAGACGGCCGGGCATGAGCAGTTCGGCCGCCCGTTCCTGGATGGGCTGCTCGCGACGTGGGGCCGCCTGCCGGCGGACGATCTGATCGCCACGGCCACCGCGTTCGCCGGGGACGCGGTGGGACGCAACGTCGCGCGATACGTCGTTCCCCGGCACGCGATCGCCGATCTGGTCGCCGCGGGCGGCGGCGTCCACAACCCCGCGCTGATGCACCGCCTCGCACGCGCGGTTGCGCCGATCCGGGTCCGGCGGATCGACGAGTTCGGCGTGCCTGCCGACGCGAAGGAGGCACTCGCGTTCGCGCTGCTGGGCCATGCGACCCTGATGGGCATCCCGGGCAACCTGCCGCGTGTCACCGGTGCGCGACACGCGGCGATCCTTGGCAAGTGGACGTGGCCGCCCCGCTAG
- a CDS encoding serine hydrolase domain-containing protein translates to MSKPAAVFGPALELLADGIGHAYPGAVLSVLYRGEVILRHAEGLAARRPVPRPATPATIYDLASLTKVVATTPLILQAASERRLGLDDPVTRHVAEFPHAGVTLRQLLSHSSGLPAWIPFYLETSGWGAIVGRAAAAPLVTPPGTQVVYSDLGFILLGEVARRTLGAPLDESACARLFAPLRMSDTGYLPMPALRERIAPTEDGTAIEQEMTGGAGRRHTWRKTLIWGEVHDSNAHAMGGISGHAGLFGTADDLVAYARMWLAKGRGPGGPVLIPTMVQEATTPQTSGEPARGLGWALTGTQGWWGDCLSPRAYGHTGFTGTALVIDPEHDLAIVLLTNAIHLGRDRTGILALRPRIAEAIARGLLSAQA, encoded by the coding sequence GTGAGCAAACCGGCGGCCGTGTTCGGCCCCGCGCTCGAACTGCTGGCGGACGGCATCGGCCACGCCTATCCTGGCGCCGTGCTGAGCGTCCTCTATCGCGGCGAGGTGATCCTGCGTCACGCGGAGGGCCTGGCGGCCCGCCGGCCGGTACCGAGGCCGGCGACACCGGCCACGATCTACGATCTCGCGTCGCTCACGAAGGTCGTCGCCACGACTCCCCTGATCCTGCAAGCCGCGTCGGAGCGCCGCCTTGGCCTCGACGATCCCGTGACGCGCCACGTCGCCGAGTTCCCCCACGCCGGCGTGACGCTCCGCCAGTTGCTGTCGCACTCCTCGGGCCTCCCGGCGTGGATCCCATTCTACCTCGAGACCTCCGGGTGGGGGGCGATCGTCGGGCGTGCCGCTGCGGCGCCGCTCGTGACGCCGCCGGGCACGCAGGTCGTGTACAGTGACCTCGGGTTCATCCTCCTGGGGGAGGTCGCGCGGAGAACCCTCGGCGCGCCACTCGACGAGTCGGCGTGCGCGCGCCTGTTCGCCCCACTCCGCATGTCGGACACCGGATACCTCCCGATGCCGGCGCTGCGAGAGCGGATCGCGCCGACCGAGGACGGCACCGCGATCGAGCAGGAGATGACCGGCGGCGCGGGCCGCCGGCACACGTGGCGGAAGACGCTGATCTGGGGCGAGGTCCACGACAGCAACGCCCACGCCATGGGCGGGATCTCCGGGCACGCCGGTTTGTTCGGCACCGCCGACGATCTCGTCGCGTACGCTCGCATGTGGCTCGCGAAGGGCCGCGGCCCCGGGGGCCCGGTGCTGATCCCGACCATGGTGCAGGAGGCCACCACGCCCCAGACGTCCGGTGAGCCGGCGCGTGGGCTCGGATGGGCACTGACCGGCACCCAGGGGTGGTGGGGGGACTGCCTGTCGCCGCGCGCCTACGGCCACACGGGCTTCACCGGAACCGCGCTGGTCATCGATCCCGAGCACGACCTTGCGATCGTGCTCCTCACGAACGCGATCCACCTCGGCCGGGACCGGACCGGCATTCTCGCGCTGCGACCCCGCATCGCCGAGGCGATCGCACGGGGGCTCCTCTCGGCTCAGGCCTGA
- the murQ gene encoding N-acetylmuramic acid 6-phosphate etherase, protein MTSPAREPLTEMINERTRSLDLLPVIEQARLMNEEDRRVPDAVAATLPQIAAAVERIANALRRGGRLVYAGAGTSGRLAVLDAAECPPTFGTPPDLVQAVIAGGPDALLRAAEGAEDDAPAGAREMDARRIGPADAVVGVAASGETPFVLGAVRRARELGATTIAVACSPGSSLEAACELAIVLLPGPEAIAGSTRLKAGTAQKLVLNMLSTLTMVQLGKVYGNLMVDLQATNEKLRRRAVRIVTTATGAPESAAVDALAHAGGRVPVAIIMLVRGLGPEAAADALRDAGSVRRALGAAGR, encoded by the coding sequence GTGACGTCCCCGGCACGCGAACCGCTGACCGAGATGATCAACGAACGCACGCGCTCGCTCGACCTGCTGCCCGTGATCGAGCAGGCGCGATTGATGAACGAGGAGGATCGGCGGGTCCCGGACGCCGTCGCGGCGACCCTTCCGCAGATCGCCGCCGCAGTCGAACGGATCGCGAACGCGCTCCGGCGCGGCGGGCGCCTGGTCTATGCGGGCGCCGGCACGAGCGGCCGGCTCGCGGTGCTCGACGCGGCGGAGTGCCCGCCCACGTTCGGCACGCCGCCTGACCTGGTGCAGGCGGTGATCGCAGGCGGGCCCGACGCGCTGCTGCGGGCGGCCGAAGGGGCGGAGGACGACGCACCCGCTGGCGCGCGGGAGATGGACGCGCGGCGCATCGGTCCCGCGGACGCCGTCGTCGGCGTGGCCGCAAGCGGCGAGACGCCGTTTGTGCTGGGCGCGGTCCGTCGTGCGCGGGAACTGGGGGCGACGACGATCGCGGTGGCGTGTTCGCCGGGATCGTCGCTCGAAGCAGCCTGCGAGTTGGCGATCGTCCTCCTGCCCGGCCCCGAAGCGATCGCCGGCAGCACACGGCTCAAGGCGGGCACAGCACAGAAACTCGTGCTCAACATGTTGAGCACGCTGACGATGGTCCAGCTCGGCAAGGTCTACGGCAACCTCATGGTGGACCTCCAGGCCACCAACGAGAAGCTGCGGCGTCGCGCGGTCAGGATCGTCACGACCGCAACGGGGGCCCCAGAGTCGGCCGCGGTCGACGCCCTCGCACACGCTGGTGGGCGCGTGCCGGTCGCGATCATCATGCTCGTGCGCGGCCTCGGCCCCGAAGCCGCCGCGGACGCGCTGCGCGACGCCGGCAGCGTCCGTCGTGCACTCGGAGCGGCGGGGCGATGA
- the nagA gene encoding N-acetylglucosamine-6-phosphate deacetylase, giving the protein MAPDRNLSPGFVAIEDGRITRVGAGEPPGRDAAGVLRFPDGTLIPGLIDLQVNGGAGVDCSHCVLEDYDVLGRYLAGTGVTAYLPTIVSAPLEDMRRAAEVAASAGARRSQLPQILGVHLEGPYLNPLRRGAHRAQDLRHPTVPEVTETVRRVRGAVRVMTLAPELEGAEPVVRALAAQGIVVALGHTDAAYDEIRAAAQWGARLVTHVFNAMRGLHHREPGAAGGALLTRGLVVSVIADGIHVHPAVLNLIARTAGTNRVALVSDAVSGAGMERGNFTLGAQAIEVRDGVPRLPDGTLAGSVLRMSRAVRNFAAAAEVGLREAVQSATLVPARLLGLARKGQIVDGHDADLVVFDREGGVALTLVAGQVAYLRHGA; this is encoded by the coding sequence ATGGCGCCCGATCGGAACCTCAGCCCCGGCTTCGTCGCGATCGAGGACGGCCGCATCACGCGCGTCGGTGCCGGCGAGCCGCCGGGCCGCGACGCGGCGGGCGTGCTCAGGTTTCCGGACGGCACCCTGATCCCCGGGCTCATCGATCTTCAAGTCAACGGCGGCGCCGGCGTGGATTGTTCGCACTGCGTCCTCGAAGACTATGACGTGCTCGGGCGGTACCTTGCCGGGACCGGCGTCACGGCCTACCTCCCGACGATCGTCAGCGCCCCGCTTGAGGATATGCGCCGGGCGGCCGAGGTTGCGGCCAGCGCGGGAGCCCGGCGCAGCCAGCTGCCGCAGATCCTCGGGGTGCACCTCGAGGGGCCGTATCTCAATCCGCTGCGCCGCGGGGCCCATCGCGCCCAGGACCTCAGGCACCCGACGGTCCCGGAGGTCACCGAGACGGTGCGCCGCGTCCGCGGCGCCGTGCGCGTGATGACGCTTGCGCCGGAGCTCGAAGGCGCCGAACCCGTGGTGCGCGCGCTGGCCGCACAGGGGATCGTCGTCGCGCTGGGGCATACCGACGCGGCCTACGACGAGATCCGAGCCGCGGCGCAGTGGGGCGCCCGGCTCGTCACCCACGTGTTCAACGCGATGCGCGGCCTGCACCACCGGGAGCCCGGCGCCGCAGGCGGCGCGCTGCTCACACGCGGGCTTGTGGTGAGCGTGATCGCCGACGGCATCCATGTCCATCCTGCGGTGCTCAACCTGATCGCGCGCACGGCGGGCACCAACCGGGTGGCGCTCGTGTCGGACGCCGTCTCCGGGGCCGGGATGGAACGGGGCAATTTCACGCTGGGCGCGCAGGCGATCGAAGTGCGGGACGGCGTGCCGCGCTTGCCCGACGGCACGCTTGCGGGGAGTGTGCTCAGAATGAGCCGGGCCGTTCGCAACTTCGCGGCTGCCGCCGAGGTGGGTCTGCGAGAAGCCGTGCAGTCGGCGACGCTCGTGCCAGCGCGGCTCCTCGGTCTCGCGCGCAAGGGCCAGATCGTCGACGGGCACGACGCCGATCTGGTCGTGTTCGATCGCGAAGGCGGCGTGGCGCTGACGCTCGTCGCGGGGCAAGTCGCCTATCTCCGCCACGGCGCATAG